GCTTGTTTACTACCCAGCAATAATGGTGCTGTTTTACCTGCTGGTTAGTGCGGTGACCTTTTTTGTTTATGCTTTCGATGCTTCTGCTAATAAGAATAAGACTTGGCGAATTGATGACACTTTATTTCATGCGTTATCGTTAATTGGTGGATGGTCCGGTGCTTTATTAGGGCAATGTATTTTCAACCATAAATATTCTGATAAAACGTTTGCCGTCATTTTCTGGTGTACTGCCGCAATGAATTTTTTATTTTTTGTATGGACACTAACCGAGTCGGGAAGCAGACAGTTAGAGGTTATTCTAGGTTCATTATTGACCTAGCGTAGTGGTTAAGATTTATTTAAAGAATAGAAAAGCCCCGAATGAATCGGGGCTTTTTAGTTTAGCCAGGCTTTAGGTATCTAGAACCTAAGGCGTGATTACATTGCTGCTTCGAAGATAGCTGAGATTTCTTCGTGCGTTGCTTGTTTAGGGTTAGTGAAACCACAAGCATCTTTAAGTGCGTTATCAGAAAGTGTTGGGATATCTTCTAGCTTAGCGCCAAGTTGTGCAATACCTGCAGGAATACCTACATCATTCGCTAATGCTACAATCGCGTCGATTGCTGCTTCTGCGCCTTTCTCTGGAGACATACCTTCAATATCAACACCCATAGCTTTAGCTACATCAGCAAGACGCTCAGGGCAAACTTGCGCATTGTAGCGTTGTACGTGTGGAAGAAGAATTGCGTTACAAACACCGTGCGGAAGGTCGTAGAAGCCTCCTAGTTGGTGAGCCATTGCGTGAACATAACCTAAAGATGCATTGTTGAATGCCATACCAGCCATGAATTGTGCATAAGCCATTTGTTCACGAGCTTCAATGTCATCACCGTTGCTTACTGCTGTTCTTAAGTGTGCTTGAACAAGCTCAATAGCTTTGATTGCTACAGCGTCTGTAATTGGTGTAGCAGCAATTGATACATAAGCTTCAACCGCATGTGTTAACGCATCCATACCTGTTGCAGCAGTCAAAGATGCAGGCTTAGCTAGCATTAGCTCAGGATCGTTTACAGAAACAAGCGGAGTTGTGTGCTTATCTACAATCGCCATTTTAATGTGACGATCTTCATCAGTGATGATGCAGAAGCGAGTCATTTCAGATGCAGTACCAGCTGTTGTATTGATAGCAATCAATGGCATCATTGGTTTTTCAGAAACGTCTACGCCTTCGTAGTCAGCAATGCTGCCACCATTTGAAGCGACAAGCGCGATACCTTTTGCACAGTCGTGCGGAGAACCACCGCCTAGAGAAATAACGAAATCACAGTCATTGTCTGTTAAAAGCTGTAGACCGTCACGAACGTTGCTCATTGTTGGGTTTGGTTGAGTGCCATCAAAAACAACGGCTTCTACATCGCGATCGCTAAGTAAATCTTGTACTTGTTTAACAACACCGATTTGGTTAAGAATTTTATCAGTTACGATAAGACCCTTTTTGAAGCCTTGAGACTGAATATTGTCTGCTGCGTCTTTCAGGCAACCAGCGCCCATTAAGTTTACTGTAGGGATATAAAATGCACTCGCCATGGGAATACTCCAAGTTAATTATGATTTTTTGTTGGGTTCATATTGGCGAGTTAAGGGCTTTGAATTCTTGATCTGAAGCAATTTTAAAAGATAACTAACACTTTATAGGTACAGGTTGTGATTGCGCGCATATAGCAATCGTTTTTATGGAAGTAAGTGATGTTTGTATAAATAAGGTGTGTATGTTTTATTTGATTATAAATGGAGCAATTCAGTCCGAAAGCTCCATTTAAGGTACAGGCGATTGTTTACTTTATTCTTTTCAATAGTTATTTATCAGTGGTCTCAAGTACTTCATTATTCTCGTTTTGATCTTCATCAGATGAAAGTTCTGAGTTTCCTTCAGGTTCTTCATCGTAGTATTTAACTAAAAAAGGGGTCAGCATGACGGATGATGGT
This Vibrio gallaecicus DNA region includes the following protein-coding sequences:
- the yiaY gene encoding L-threonine dehydrogenase, whose amino-acid sequence is MASAFYIPTVNLMGAGCLKDAADNIQSQGFKKGLIVTDKILNQIGVVKQVQDLLSDRDVEAVVFDGTQPNPTMSNVRDGLQLLTDNDCDFVISLGGGSPHDCAKGIALVASNGGSIADYEGVDVSEKPMMPLIAINTTAGTASEMTRFCIITDEDRHIKMAIVDKHTTPLVSVNDPELMLAKPASLTAATGMDALTHAVEAYVSIAATPITDAVAIKAIELVQAHLRTAVSNGDDIEAREQMAYAQFMAGMAFNNASLGYVHAMAHQLGGFYDLPHGVCNAILLPHVQRYNAQVCPERLADVAKAMGVDIEGMSPEKGAEAAIDAIVALANDVGIPAGIAQLGAKLEDIPTLSDNALKDACGFTNPKQATHEEISAIFEAAM
- a CDS encoding DUF1294 domain-containing protein, with translation MEHQHVQVSHDIVIESELEERNQATQSLTNAVNIDQTKQEIVLPPRPLVVNYSMAIPVWFFSILFASIWLVYYPAIMVLFYLLVSAVTFFVYAFDASANKNKTWRIDDTLFHALSLIGGWSGALLGQCIFNHKYSDKTFAVIFWCTAAMNFLFFVWTLTESGSRQLEVILGSLLT